A part of Solenopsis invicta isolate M01_SB chromosome 2, UNIL_Sinv_3.0, whole genome shotgun sequence genomic DNA contains:
- the LOC113002936 gene encoding protein maternal effect lethal 26, with amino-acid sequence MASKEISDEKEVENNVSLPQKKQTTSSFLPSYSKSYSETSIDVIKFDYTWTIKNFRYLCDNLKILKSPSFPKSNQYMIQMELPLNFPNLQNYDNQRLHVIKLYLLTAESFNGTCTTTISRARTIGSSNSILGCMSNMKMLCEYSFYEPFSYTDSLTIYCKFQICYNLKNTSINTYDLSPPTVSKDLKSLEDSTCDKIKNKESITLILSNTKTYNISKKLLCDASNYFKNICIMHEVEEKDLTKELNATDMPIFEKMLFIIIGIQTVELYDYCTVTQLLSMAVKYDVQTVKSSCEYYLLSHININNALELMHLTISSYAKLLETHLIIFIKLHMKEILNPGNLNDKSKIMLNKIMKVLEKYDTFQKHETITHFNLLTVESHDDC; translated from the exons ATGGCATCGAAAGAA ATTTCTGATGAAAAAGAAGTTGAAAATAATGTGAGTCTCCCACAAAAGAAGCAGACAACGTCTTCATTTTTACCTTCGTATTCCAAAAGTTATTCTGAGACAAGCATAGATGTGATTAAATTTGACTATACAtggacaattaaaaattttagatatttatgtgataatttaaaaatattaaagtctcCATCATTTCCAAAAAGTAATCAATATATGATTCAAATGGAGCTTCCACTTAATTTTCCCAACTTACAAAACTACGATAACCAACGACTACatgtaataaagttatatttactTACTGCTGAATCATTTAATGGTACATGTACTACAACTATATCGCGTGCGCGTACCATAGGTTCATCAAATTCTATTTTGGGTTGTATGtcaaatatgaaaatgttatgtgaATATTCGTTTTATGAGCCTTTTTCTTATACAGATTCACTTACAATTTATTGTAAGtttcaaatttgttataatttgaaaaatacttcTATAAATACATATGACTTATCACCTCCAACAGTatcaaaagatttaaaatctCTTGAAGACTCCACTTGtgacaagattaaaaataaagaatccaTCAcacttattttatcaaatacaaaaacctataatatatcaaaaaaattgttgtgCGATGCcagtaattactttaaaaatatatgtatcatgcaTGAGGtagaagaaaaagatttaacaaaggaattaaatgcGACGGATATGccaattttcgaaaaaatgttatttattataattggcATACAAACAGTAGAATTGTATGATTATTGTACGGTTACACAATTATTATCAATGGCTGTTAAGTATGATGTACAAACTGTAAAATCATCATGCGAATATTATTTGCTAAgtcacattaatattaataatgcctTAGAGCTTATGCATCTTACGATTTCGTCTTATGCAAAATTGTTAGAAACGcatttgatcatttttattaaGCTTCATATGAAAGAAATTTTGAACCCTGGAAACTTAAATGATAAAAGCAAAATAATGCTAAATAAGATAATGaaagtattagaaaaatatgacACATTCCAAAAACATGAAACCATTACTCACTTTAATTTACTAACAGTAGAATCGCATGATGATTGTTAA
- the LOC105203392 gene encoding uncharacterized protein LOC105203392 codes for MVSGKPKGATVPTIVAGKLDQKRGAAVASKQSDSVKDGVGSRVVGKRTTGAKSAKAPSRDAAKNPPPEEVRNLIQYCRERNRGLFAAANAHHKVWGSTDINDRGECLFEYLCQTNLDIVNRRKTPTFVTRDRQMVLDLTLAIPLLGFYIVNLAWLLRRELEDFKVTITGIKNLNNASTCITPSIELTKVAALQNTKSPLPQHHGGIGRIPIAHGTDSSPPLTVANYVLSDPVRWNQGLEELRSLAKKLFIRAKRAKRQEDWDRYRKALTNYNKELRSSKRKSWRSFCKSICDFPVEARLQRVMAKDHSNQIGHLLRTNGKYTDDAGEMLRLLLNTHFFGSHFVEDITEREERTLLPHHSLLRGVRGLANHIFMPNRIKWAISSFKPYKSSGGNGIFPALLQQGLFYLLPHITYLYKHSFMLGAKVLDQYLRIKVLLHAPLHKNQHAYQNAKSTTTALH; via the exons ATGGTTTCCGGGAAACCAAAGGGTGCTACCGTCCCCACAATCGTAGCGGGAAAATTGGACCAGAAGAGAGGAGCCGCAGTAGCTTCGAAGCAGTCCGACTCAGTTAAGGACGGCGTCGGAAGCCGGGTTGTTGGGAAAAGGACTACTGGGGCTAAAAGTGCAAAAGCACCTTCCC GAGATGCAGCTAAAAACCCACCACCAGAGGAGGTCAGAAACCTCATCCAATATTGTCGAGAAAGGAACAGAGGCCTATTCGCGGCTGCAAACGCACATCATAAGGTCTGGGGCAGCACCGATATCAACGATAGAGGTGAGTGTCTATTTGAATATCTGTGCCAAACTAATCTAGATATAGTCAATAGGAGAAAGACACCCACTTTCGTCACAAGAGACAGGCAGATGGTGCTTGATCTCACGCTAGCTATTCCCCTGCTTGGTTTCTACATTGTCAACCTGGCAT GGCTCCTGAGGAGAGAATTAGAGGATTTCAAGGTAACTATAACAGGCATAAAGAATTTGAATAATGCCTCAACCTGCATAACACCATCCATAGAGCTTACGAAAGTTGCTGCCctacaaaatacaaaaagtcCTCTGCCACAACATCATGGTGGAatcgggcggatcccgatagcgcacggcaCCGATAGctcaccaccactcacagtggcTAAtta TgtgctatcggatcccgtccgatGGAATCAAGGCTTGGAGGAGTTGCGCTCCTTGGCCAAAAAGCTTTTTATTAGGGCCAAGAGGGCCAAGCGTCAAGAAGATTGGGATCGGTACAGGAAGGCCCTTACCAATTACAATAAAGAACTGAGGAGTTCTAAAAGAAAATCATGGAGGAGCTTCTGTAAAAGCATTTGCGATTTCCCCGTTGAGGCTCGCTTACAAAGAGTAATGGCAAAAGACCACTCCAACCAAATCGGCCATCTGCTCAGGACAAATGGCAAATACACAGATGACGCTGGGGAGATGTTAAGACTTTTGTTAAACACTCATTTTTTTGGCTCTCATTTTGTTGAGGATATAACGGAAAGAGAGGAGAGGACCTTGTTGCCCCATCACTCTCTTCTCCGCGGAGTCAGAGGACTTGCTAATCACATCTTTATGCCTAACAGGATAAAATGGGCAATCTCATCCTTTAAACCATACAAATCATCGGGCGGCAATGGGATCTTTCCGGCCCTACTTCAACAGGGCCTGTTCTATCTGCTGCCGCACATTACATATTTGTACAAACACAGCTTTATGCTGGG AGCAAAGGTGCTGGACCAGTATCTCAGAATTAAGGTGCTGTTACATGCACCACTCCATAAAAATCAGCATGCTTACCAAAATGCAAAATCTACCACTACTGCCTTGCATTGA
- the LOC120356811 gene encoding protein maternal effect lethal 26-like — protein MASKEISDEKEVENNVSLPQKKQTTSSFLPSYSKSYSETSIEMIKFDYTWTIKNFRYLCDNLKILKSPSFPKNNQYMIQMELPLNFPNLQNYNNQRLYVIKLYLLTAESFNGTCTTTISRARTIGSSNSISGCMSNMKMLCEYSFYEPFSYTDSLTIYCKFQICYNLKNTSINTYDLSPPTVSKDLKSLEDSTCDKIKNKESITLILSNTKTYNISKKLLCDASNYFKNICIMHEVEEKDLTKELNATDMPIFEKMLFIIIGIQTVELYDYCTVTQLLSMAVKYDVQTVKSSCEYYLLSHININNALELMHLTISSYAKLLETHLIIFIKLHMKEILNPENLNDKSKIMLNKIMKVLEKYDTFQKHETITHFNLLTVESHDDC, from the exons ATGGCATCGAAAGAA ATTTCTGATGAAAAAGAAGTTGAAAATAATGTGAGTCTCCCACAAAAGAAGCAGACAACGTCTTCATTTTTACCTTCGTATTCCAAAAGTTATTCTGAGACAAGCATAGAGATGATTAAATTTGACTATACAtggacaattaaaaattttagatatttatgtgataatttaaaaatattaaagtctccatcatttccaaaaaataatcaatatatgaTTCAAATGGAGCTTCCACTTAATTTTCCCAACTTACAAAACTACAATAATCAACGACTATatgtaataaagttatatttactTACTGCTGAATCATTTAACGGTACATGTACTACAACTATATCGCGTGCGCGTACCATAGGTTCATCAAATTCTATTTCGGGTTGTATGtcaaatatgaaaatgttatgtgaATATTCGTTTTATGAGCCTTTTTCTTATACAGATTCACTTACAATTTATTGTAAGtttcaaatttgttataatttgaaaaatacttcTATAAATACATATGACTTATCACCTCCAACAGTatcaaaagatttaaaatctCTTGAAGACTCCACTTGtgacaagattaaaaataaagaatccaTCAcacttattttatcaaatacaaaaacctataatatatcaaaaaaattgttgtgCGATGCcagtaattactttaaaaatatatgtatcatgcaTGAGGtagaagaaaaagatttaacaaaggaattaaatgcGACGGATATGccaattttcgaaaaaatgttatttattataattggcATACAAACAGTAGAATTGTATGATTATTGTACGGTTACACAATTATTATCAATGGCTGTTAAGTATGATGTACAAACTGTAAAATCATCATGCGAATATTATTTGCTAAgtcacattaatattaataatgcctTAGAGCTTATGCATCTTACGATTTCGTCTTATGCAAAATTGTTAGAAACGcatttgatcatttttattaaGCTTCATATGAAAGAAATTTTGAACCCTGAAAACTTAAATGATAAAAGCAAAATAATGCTAAATAAGATAATGaaagtattagaaaaatatgacACATTCCAAAAACATGAAACCATTACTCACTTTAATTTACTAACAGTAGAATCGCATGATGATTGTTAA